A window of Scophthalmus maximus strain ysfricsl-2021 chromosome 10, ASM2237912v1, whole genome shotgun sequence contains these coding sequences:
- the gbf1 gene encoding Golgi-specific brefeldin A-resistance guanine nucleotide exchange factor 1 isoform X3, with translation MFCCRRGNKLITSKKDFVASPDIVTAEVNQRKSSMVDKNIYIIQGEISTVVGAIKSHSRWKTHTPLDEEQDPLLHSFGHLKEILNSIKELSDIEPNLFLRPFLEVVRSEDTTGPITGLALTSVNKFLSYGLIDANHEAAAEAIENMADAVTHARFVGTDPASDEVVLMKILQVLRTLLLTPVGAHLTNESVCEIMQSCFRIRFEMRLSELLRKSAEHTLVDMVQLLFSRLPQFKEEAKSYVGANMKKLKMRAVSESSKWKKQKRSPRPPRHMVRSPSGQMDPTQSSTLSNNNLSGGVPFIEQGLSTSCLPASDSAGSSISSPTTDSGLGTCSKTTSREDLSDLEQCSSSTNNLCTASTLPGTDPGSPDAQSEGGQVEPAQSASVESIPEVLEDKDSVTEQSDSTSVHDMEYVNPRGVRFTQSTQKDGMDNEGTSLIPYGLPCLRELFRFLISLTNPHDRHNTDAMMHMGLQLLTVALESAHIANYQSLLGLVKDELCRHLFQILPEESKSTHNTYHLFTQLLSADRMNLYASSVRLCFLLFESMRLHLKFQLEMYLKKLMDIITTPEEAKMPYEMKEMALEALVQLWRIPSFVTELYINYDCDFYCSNLFEDLTKLLSMNAFPVSGQLYTTHLLSLEALLTVIDSTEAYCQAKVLNSTAQQEQSETLAADEDGSTKSGADTTADVNRVGSMNGMSPPQAENAPASPPTSGHLMAEKMKLGRQDLGDNDAAEKRAPKKPQRFSSYLPDSQELMDIRTKKKLLITGTEQFNQKPKKGIQFLQEKGLLSSPMDNNQVAQWLRENPRLNKNMIGEYVSDRKHMDLLDSFVNTFGFQGLRIDEALRLYLEAFRLPGEAPVIQRLLETFTDNWHKVNGSPFMTNDAGFALAYAVIMLNTDQHNHNVRKQNIPMTVEQFKKNLKGVNGNKDFDQDMLEDIYNTIKNDEIVMPDEQSGLVKENYVWSVLLHRGATPEGVFLHLPPGSYDHDLFTMTWGPTIAALSYVFDKSLDESIIQKAITGFRKCAMIAAHYGFSNVFDNLIISLCKFTTLNNESVENLPTVFGSNSKAQTAAKTVFDLAHRHGNILREGWKNIMDSMLQLFRAELLPKAMVEVEDFLEPNGKISLQRVETPSNRGESAVFIFVNWLTLSGPEQSGLRGPSTENQEAKQAAILCIKQCDPEKLITESKFLQLESLQELMKALISVTPDEETYDEEDAAFCLEMLLRIVMENRDRVSCVWQTVRDHLCHLCVHANESCFLVERAVVGLLRLAIRLLRREDISSQVLLSLRLLLMMKPHVLSRVSREVAYGLHELLKTNAANIHSTDDWYTLFSLLECIGAGVKPPASFQLTSATADNDTGAQSDSELSSHHPSELGSDRGYTSDSEVYAEHSKTRISRSATDVDVASSGWLVVGKDDLDTSKTPLVGSKALLNHPLVNQYSLTLGQDLGQHDTKSLIKCVETLSFIVRDAAHVTPDNFELCVRAIRVFVEASLNGGYRNHDKKKSHKYDSKSRLRKKAGGREKEGGGGTRRGGGSRASSQRPSRSHSDDEDDEGVPASYHTVSLQVLDLMHTLHTRAASIYSSWAEEQRHLQAAGRKIEADSQTLWTSCWCPLLQGIAWLCCDARRQVRMQALTYLQRALLVHDLQTLDATEWESCFNKVLFPLLTKLLDNISPADVGGMEETRMRGCTLLSKVFLQHLSPLLSLPTFAALWLTILDFMDKYMHAGSSDLLLEAIPESLKNMLLVMDTAGIFHSADSRTGYSDLWEITWERIVCFLPNLREELFKQTVIPEPAETVQPPPPAGLPPSPQVSLPPAQPPSPVPVSPAETKTPSRPASPQEPQSPSATGSGRPSAAPPSIPSMPVPLTTSPPQAPSPLSQSPLILQPLASPLQVGVPPMSLPIILNPALIEATSPVPLLTGPRPTSPSDEVK, from the exons ATGCTAACCATGAAGCGGCAGCGGAGGCCATTGAGAACATGGCCGACGCAGTCACGCATGCGAGATTCGTGGGAACAGACCCTGCCAGTGACGAAGTTGTCCTGATGAAAATTCTACAG GTTCTGAGGACTCTGCTGCTGACGCCAGTCGGAGCTCATCTGACCAACGAGTCTGTCTGTGAGATCATGCAGTCCTGCTTCAGGATTCGCTTTGAGATGCGCCTTAGTG AACTCCTCAGGAAATCGGCTGAACATACACTGGTTGACATGGTGCAGCTGCTGTTCTCCAG ACTCCCCCAGTTCAAGGAAGAGGCCAAGAGTTATGTGGGCGCAAACATGAAGAAG TTGAAGATGCGTGCCGTGAGTGAGTCATCCAAATGGAAGAAGCAGAAGCGCTCGCCGCGGCCGCCCCGACACATGGTCCGGAGTCCCTCCGGTCAGATGGACCCGACGCAGTCCAGCACcctcagcaacaacaacctTTCAG GTGGCGTCCCGTTCATTGAACAGGGCTTGTCCACCTCCTGCTTACCAGCCTCAGACAGCGCTGGCTCGTCTATTTCCAGCCCTACAACAGACAGTGGCCTGGGCACCTGCTCCAAAACCACCTCCAGAGAAGACCTGTCCGACCTGGAGCAGTGCAGCTCGTCTACAAACAACCTGTGCACCGCCAGCACGCTCCCCGGGACTGATCCTGGCTCTCCGGACGCACAG TCGGAGGGCGGTCAGGTTGAACCGGCCCAGTCGGCCTCGGTGGAGTCTATCCCCGAGGTTCTGGAGGACAAAGACTCCGTTACGGAGCAGTCGGACAGCACCTCTGTCCACGACATGGAATATGTCAACCCCCGAGGTGTTCGTTTCACacagtccacacagaaagaTGGTATGGATAATGAAG GTACTTCCCTCATCCCTTATGGCCTCCCGTGTCTCAGGGAGCTCTTTCGTTTCCTGATCTCCCTGACCAACCCCCACGACCGCCACAACACTGACGCCATGATGCACATgggcctgcagctgctgaccGTCGCACTGGAGTCCGCGCACATCGCTAACTACCAGTCGTTACTCGGACTGGTCAAAGATGAGCTCTGCAGACATCTCTTCCAG ATTCTACCTGAAGAGTCGAAGAGCACTCACAACACCTACCACCTCTTCACCCAG ttgcTGAGTGCCGACCGTATGAACCTGTACGCTTCCTCCGTACGACTGTGCTTCTTGCTTTTCGAAAGCATGAGACTCCATCTCAAGTTTCAGCTCGAG ATGTACCTGAAGAAACTGATGGACATCATCACAACGCCAGAGGAAGCTAAGATGCCCTACGAGATGAAGGAGATGGCTCTGGAGGCTCTGGTGCAGCTGTGGAGGATCCCAAGCTTCGTCACCGAGCTATACATCAACTACGACTGTGACTTTTACTGCTCCAATCTGTTCGAAGACCTCACCAAGCTGCTGTCCAtg AATGCGTTCCCGGTGTCGGGGCAGCTCTACACCACCCACCTCCTGTCGCTGGAGGCTCTCCTCACAGTGATTGACAGCACTGAAGCCTACTGCCAGGCCAAAGTGCTCAACAGCACTGCTCAACAAGAGCAGTCAGAGACACTGGCGGCAGATGAAGATGGCTCAACCAAAAGCGGAGCAGACACTACagctg ATGTTAACAGAGTGGGCAGTATGAATGGTATGAGTCCTCCACAAGCTGAGAATGCACCAGCATCTCCACCAACCAGTGGACACCTGATGGCAGAGAAGATGAAACTGGGCAGACAGGACCTAGGAGACAATGACGCTG CTGAGAAGAGAGCACCGAAGAAGCCTCAGCGTTTCTCGTCGTATTTGCCAGATTCCCAGGAATTGATGGATATcagaacaaaaaagaag CTGCTGATCACAGGCACAGAGCAGTTTAACCAGAAGCCCAAGAAGGGAATCCAGTTCCTGCAGGAGAAAGGCCTCCTCAGTAGCCCCATGGACAACAACCAGGTGGCCCAGTGGCTCAGAGAAAACCCCCGactgaacaaaaacatgattgGTGAATACGTCAGCGACCGCAAGCACATGGACCTCCTGGACAGCTTTGTGAA CACATTCGGCTTCCAGGGGCTTCGTATTGATGAGGCACTGCGGCTCTACCTGGAGGCCTTCAGACTACCTGGAGAGGCTCCTGTCATCCAGAGACTCCTGGAAACCTTCACTGACAACTGGCAT aaAGTGAACGGCTCTCCTTTCATGACCAACGATGCAGGCTTCGCCTTGGCCTACGCCGTCATAATGCTGAACACTGACCAGCATAACCACAATGTCCGCAAGCAGAACATCCCCATGACCGTGGAG cAATTCAAGAAGAATCTGAAGGGAGTGAATGGAAACAAAgactttgaccaggacatgttGGAGGACATCTACAACACTATCAA GAACGACGAGATCGTGATGCCAGATGAGCAGTCGGGTTTAGTGAAGGAGAACTACGTGTGGAGCGTGTTGTTACACCGCGGTGCCACACCCGAGGGCGTCTTCCTCCACCTGCCCCCCGGCAGCTACGACCACGACTTGTTCACCATGACCTGGGGTCCCACCATTGCTGCCCTCTCCTACGTCTTTGACAAGAGCCTGGACGAAAGCATTATCCAGAAGGCCATCACTGGCTTCAG gaAATGTGCAATGATAGCTGCGCACTATGGCTTCAGTAATGTGTTTGACAATCtcatcatctccctctgcaAGTTCACCACTCTGAACAACGAG tccGTGGAAAACCTGCCCACAGTGTTCGGCAGCAACAGCAAAGCTCAGACGGCAGCCAAGACGGTGTTTGACCTCGCCCATCGGCACGGCAACATCCTGAGGGAGGGTTGGAAGAACATTATGGACTCCATGCTGCAGCTGTTCAGAGCCGAGCTCCTGCCCAAAGCCATGGTGGAG GTGGAGGATTTCCTGGAGCCAAACGGGAAGATTTCTCTTCAAAGAGTGGAAACGCCGTCAAATCG CGGTGAGTCtgctgtgttcatttttgttaaCTGGCTGACGCTGAGTGGACCCGAGCAGTCAGGACTCAGAGGCCCGTCCACAGAAAACCAGGAGGCCAAGCAGGCGGCCATCCTCTGCATAAAG CAATGTGACCCAGAGAAGCTGATCACAGAGAGTAAATTCCTCCAGCTGGAGTCACTGCAGGAGCTAATGAAG GCTCTGATATCAGTCACCCCAGATGAAGAGACCTATGATGAAGAGGACGCTGCCTTCTGCCTGGAGATGTTGCTGCGTATCGTCATGGAGAACAG ggaccgtgtgtcctgtgtgtggcAGACAGTGCGCGACCACCTCTGCCACCTCTGCGTCCACGCCAACGAGAGCTGCTTCCTAGTGGAGAGGGCCGTGGTGGGTCTTCTGCGACTTGCGATCCGCCTGCTACGACGAGAGGACATCAGCTCTCAG GTTCTCCTCTCCCTGCGTCTCCTGCTGATGATGAAGCCTCACGTGTTGTCCCGGGTCAGCAGGGAGGTGGCGTACGGCCTCCACGAGCTGCTTAAGACCAACGCGGCCAACATCCACAGCACAGACGACTGGTACACGCTCTTCTCCCTGCTGGAGTGCATCGGAGCAGGGGTGAAACCTCCGGCCTCCTTCCAGCTCACTTCCGCCACCGCTGACAACGACACAG GTGCCCAGTCAGATAGCGAGCTGTCCTCCCATCATCCCAGTGAACTGGGTTCAGATCGCGGCTACACATCGGACTCGGAGGTCTACGCCGAGCACAGCAAGACCAGGATCTCTCGCTCCGCGACTGATGTGGACGTAGCAAGCAGCGGATGGCTCGTG GTTGGGAAAGATGACCTGGACACGAGTAAGACGCCTCTGGTCGGCTCTAAAGCGCTGCTGAATCATCCCCTGGTCAACCAGTATAGCCTGACGCTGGGTCAGGACCTGGGCCAGCACGACACCAAGTCTCTCATCAAGTGTGTGGAAACGCTCTCCTTCATCGTTCGCGACGCCGCTCACGTCACCCCGGACAATTTCGAGCTGTGCGTCAGAGCCATACGGGTGTTTGTGGAGGCCAGCCTCAACGGAG GTTACCGCAATCATGACAAGAAGAAGAGCCACAAGTACGACTCCAAGTCCCGGCTGAGGAAgaaggcaggagggagggaaaaagaaggcGGAGGCGGCACGAggcgcggcggcggcagccGTGCGTCCAGCCAGCGTCCGTCGCGTTCCCACAGCGACGACGAGGATGACGAGGGCGTCCCAGCCAGTTACCACACGGTGTCATTACAG GTCTTAGACTTGATGCACACCCTGCACACCCGGGCCGCCAGCATCTACAGCTCCTGGGCCGAGGAgcagcgccacctgcaggcCGCGGGCAGGAAGATCGAGGCCGACTCCCAGACTCTGTGGACCAGCTGCTGGTGTCCGCTGCTGCAAG GCATTGCTTGGCTGTGCTGCGACGCCCGGCGACAGGTCCGCATGCAGGCCCTCACCTACCTCCAGAGGGCGCTGCTCGTTCACGACCTGCAGACGCTCGACGCCACCGAGTGGGAGTCCTGCTTCAACaag gtgcTTTTCCCCCTGTTGACTAAGCTGCTCGACAACATAAGCCCAGCAGATGTGGGCGGTATGGAGGAGACTAGAATGAGAGGCTGCACGCTCCTGTCAAAg GTTTTCCTCCAGCACCTGTCTCCCCTGCTGTCCCTGCCGACTTTCGCCGCCCTCTGGCTCACCATCCTGGATTTCATGGACAAGTACATGCACGCAGGCTCCAGCGACTTACTG CTGGAGGCGATCCCCGAGTCTCTGAAGAACATGCTGCTGGTGATGGACACAGCAGGGATCTTCCACAGTGCCGACTCCAGGACGGGATACTCGGACCTGTGGGAAATCACCTGGGAGCGCATCGTCTGCTTCCTGCCCAACCTGAGGGAGGAGCTCTTCAAGCAGACCGTCATACCGG aaCCAGCGGAGACAGTACAGCCGCCACCGCCGGCAGGTCTACCTCCATCCCCTCAGGTGTCTCTACCACCTGCGCAGCCGCCCTCCCCGGTCCCGGTGTCCCCTGCCGAGACGAAGACCCCCAGCAGGCCAGCGTCACCACAGGAGCCTCAGTCACCAAGTGCCACGG GATCAGGCCGACCGTCCGCGGCCCCGCCCTCCATCCCCTCCATGCCGGTTCCGTTGACCACCTCCCCGCCCCAGGCTCCCTCGCCCCTGAGCCAGTCCCCCCTCATCCTGCAGCCCCTCGCCTCCCCCCTGCAGGTGGGGGTCCCCCCCATGTCCCTGCCGATCATCCTGAACCCCGCCCTCATCGAGGCCACCTCCCCCGTGCCACTTCTGACCGGTCCCAGACCGACGAGCCCCTCGGACGAGGTCAAGTAA
- the gbf1 gene encoding Golgi-specific brefeldin A-resistance guanine nucleotide exchange factor 1 isoform X1 has translation MFCCRRGNKLITSKKDFVASPDIVTAEVNQRKSSMVDKNIYIIQGEISTVVGAIKSHSRWKTHTPLDEEQDPLLHSFGHLKEILNSIKELSDIEPNLFLRPFLEVVRSEDTTGPITGLALTSVNKFLSYGLIDANHEAAAEAIENMADAVTHARFVGTDPASDEVVLMKILQVLRTLLLTPVGAHLTNESVCEIMQSCFRIRFEMRLSELLRKSAEHTLVDMVQLLFSRLPQFKEEAKSYVGANMKKLKMRAVSESSKWKKQKRSPRPPRHMVRSPSGQMDPTQSSTLSNNNLSGGVPFIEQGLSTSCLPASDSAGSSISSPTTDSGLGTCSKTTSREDLSDLEQCSSSTNNLCTASTLPGTDPGSPDAQSEGGQVEPAQSASVESIPEVLEDKDSVTEQSDSTSVHDMEYVNPRGVRFTQSTQKDGMDNEGTSLIPYGLPCLRELFRFLISLTNPHDRHNTDAMMHMGLQLLTVALESAHIANYQSLLGLVKDELCRHLFQILPEESKSTHNTYHLFTQLLSADRMNLYASSVRLCFLLFESMRLHLKFQLEMYLKKLMDIITTPEEAKMPYEMKEMALEALVQLWRIPSFVTELYINYDCDFYCSNLFEDLTKLLSMNAFPVSGQLYTTHLLSLEALLTVIDSTEAYCQAKVLNSTAQQEQSETLAADEDGSTKSGADTTADVNRVGSMNGMSPPQAENAPASPPTSGHLMAEKMKLGRQDLGDNDAAEKRAPKKPQRFSSYLPDSQELMDIRTKKKLLITGTEQFNQKPKKGIQFLQEKGLLSSPMDNNQVAQWLRENPRLNKNMIGEYVSDRKHMDLLDSFVNTFGFQGLRIDEALRLYLEAFRLPGEAPVIQRLLETFTDNWHKVNGSPFMTNDAGFALAYAVIMLNTDQHNHNVRKQNIPMTVEQFKKNLKGVNGNKDFDQDMLEDIYNTIKNDEIVMPDEQSGLVKENYVWSVLLHRGATPEGVFLHLPPGSYDHDLFTMTWGPTIAALSYVFDKSLDESIIQKAITGFRKCAMIAAHYGFSNVFDNLIISLCKFTTLNNESVENLPTVFGSNSKAQTAAKTVFDLAHRHGNILREGWKNIMDSMLQLFRAELLPKAMVEVEDFLEPNGKISLQRVETPSNRGESAVFIFVNWLTLSGPEQSGLRGPSTENQEAKQAAILCIKQCDPEKLITESKFLQLESLQELMKALISVTPDEETYDEEDAAFCLEMLLRIVMENRDRVSCVWQTVRDHLCHLCVHANESCFLVERAVVGLLRLAIRLLRREDISSQVLLSLRLLLMMKPHVLSRVSREVAYGLHELLKTNAANIHSTDDWYTLFSLLECIGAGVKPPASFQLTSATADNDTGAQSDSELSSHHPSELGSDRGYTSDSEVYAEHSKTRISRSATDVDVASSGWLVVGKDDLDTSKTPLVGSKALLNHPLVNQYSLTLGQDLGQHDTKSLIKCVETLSFIVRDAAHVTPDNFELCVRAIRVFVEASLNGGYRNHDKKKSHKYDSKSRLRKKAGGREKEGGGGTRRGGGSRASSQRPSRSHSDDEDDEGVPASYHTVSLQVSQDVLDLMHTLHTRAASIYSSWAEEQRHLQAAGRKIEADSQTLWTSCWCPLLQGIAWLCCDARRQVRMQALTYLQRALLVHDLQTLDATEWESCFNKVLFPLLTKLLDNISPADVGGMEETRMRGCTLLSKVFLQHLSPLLSLPTFAALWLTILDFMDKYMHAGSSDLLLEAIPESLKNMLLVMDTAGIFHSADSRTGYSDLWEITWERIVCFLPNLREELFKQTVIPEPAETVQPPPPAGLPPSPQVSLPPAQPPSPVPVSPAETKTPSRPASPQEPQSPSATGSGRPSAAPPSIPSMPVPLTTSPPQAPSPLSQSPLILQPLASPLQVGVPPMSLPIILNPALIEATSPVPLLTGPRPTSPSDEVK, from the exons ATGCTAACCATGAAGCGGCAGCGGAGGCCATTGAGAACATGGCCGACGCAGTCACGCATGCGAGATTCGTGGGAACAGACCCTGCCAGTGACGAAGTTGTCCTGATGAAAATTCTACAG GTTCTGAGGACTCTGCTGCTGACGCCAGTCGGAGCTCATCTGACCAACGAGTCTGTCTGTGAGATCATGCAGTCCTGCTTCAGGATTCGCTTTGAGATGCGCCTTAGTG AACTCCTCAGGAAATCGGCTGAACATACACTGGTTGACATGGTGCAGCTGCTGTTCTCCAG ACTCCCCCAGTTCAAGGAAGAGGCCAAGAGTTATGTGGGCGCAAACATGAAGAAG TTGAAGATGCGTGCCGTGAGTGAGTCATCCAAATGGAAGAAGCAGAAGCGCTCGCCGCGGCCGCCCCGACACATGGTCCGGAGTCCCTCCGGTCAGATGGACCCGACGCAGTCCAGCACcctcagcaacaacaacctTTCAG GTGGCGTCCCGTTCATTGAACAGGGCTTGTCCACCTCCTGCTTACCAGCCTCAGACAGCGCTGGCTCGTCTATTTCCAGCCCTACAACAGACAGTGGCCTGGGCACCTGCTCCAAAACCACCTCCAGAGAAGACCTGTCCGACCTGGAGCAGTGCAGCTCGTCTACAAACAACCTGTGCACCGCCAGCACGCTCCCCGGGACTGATCCTGGCTCTCCGGACGCACAG TCGGAGGGCGGTCAGGTTGAACCGGCCCAGTCGGCCTCGGTGGAGTCTATCCCCGAGGTTCTGGAGGACAAAGACTCCGTTACGGAGCAGTCGGACAGCACCTCTGTCCACGACATGGAATATGTCAACCCCCGAGGTGTTCGTTTCACacagtccacacagaaagaTGGTATGGATAATGAAG GTACTTCCCTCATCCCTTATGGCCTCCCGTGTCTCAGGGAGCTCTTTCGTTTCCTGATCTCCCTGACCAACCCCCACGACCGCCACAACACTGACGCCATGATGCACATgggcctgcagctgctgaccGTCGCACTGGAGTCCGCGCACATCGCTAACTACCAGTCGTTACTCGGACTGGTCAAAGATGAGCTCTGCAGACATCTCTTCCAG ATTCTACCTGAAGAGTCGAAGAGCACTCACAACACCTACCACCTCTTCACCCAG ttgcTGAGTGCCGACCGTATGAACCTGTACGCTTCCTCCGTACGACTGTGCTTCTTGCTTTTCGAAAGCATGAGACTCCATCTCAAGTTTCAGCTCGAG ATGTACCTGAAGAAACTGATGGACATCATCACAACGCCAGAGGAAGCTAAGATGCCCTACGAGATGAAGGAGATGGCTCTGGAGGCTCTGGTGCAGCTGTGGAGGATCCCAAGCTTCGTCACCGAGCTATACATCAACTACGACTGTGACTTTTACTGCTCCAATCTGTTCGAAGACCTCACCAAGCTGCTGTCCAtg AATGCGTTCCCGGTGTCGGGGCAGCTCTACACCACCCACCTCCTGTCGCTGGAGGCTCTCCTCACAGTGATTGACAGCACTGAAGCCTACTGCCAGGCCAAAGTGCTCAACAGCACTGCTCAACAAGAGCAGTCAGAGACACTGGCGGCAGATGAAGATGGCTCAACCAAAAGCGGAGCAGACACTACagctg ATGTTAACAGAGTGGGCAGTATGAATGGTATGAGTCCTCCACAAGCTGAGAATGCACCAGCATCTCCACCAACCAGTGGACACCTGATGGCAGAGAAGATGAAACTGGGCAGACAGGACCTAGGAGACAATGACGCTG CTGAGAAGAGAGCACCGAAGAAGCCTCAGCGTTTCTCGTCGTATTTGCCAGATTCCCAGGAATTGATGGATATcagaacaaaaaagaag CTGCTGATCACAGGCACAGAGCAGTTTAACCAGAAGCCCAAGAAGGGAATCCAGTTCCTGCAGGAGAAAGGCCTCCTCAGTAGCCCCATGGACAACAACCAGGTGGCCCAGTGGCTCAGAGAAAACCCCCGactgaacaaaaacatgattgGTGAATACGTCAGCGACCGCAAGCACATGGACCTCCTGGACAGCTTTGTGAA CACATTCGGCTTCCAGGGGCTTCGTATTGATGAGGCACTGCGGCTCTACCTGGAGGCCTTCAGACTACCTGGAGAGGCTCCTGTCATCCAGAGACTCCTGGAAACCTTCACTGACAACTGGCAT aaAGTGAACGGCTCTCCTTTCATGACCAACGATGCAGGCTTCGCCTTGGCCTACGCCGTCATAATGCTGAACACTGACCAGCATAACCACAATGTCCGCAAGCAGAACATCCCCATGACCGTGGAG cAATTCAAGAAGAATCTGAAGGGAGTGAATGGAAACAAAgactttgaccaggacatgttGGAGGACATCTACAACACTATCAA GAACGACGAGATCGTGATGCCAGATGAGCAGTCGGGTTTAGTGAAGGAGAACTACGTGTGGAGCGTGTTGTTACACCGCGGTGCCACACCCGAGGGCGTCTTCCTCCACCTGCCCCCCGGCAGCTACGACCACGACTTGTTCACCATGACCTGGGGTCCCACCATTGCTGCCCTCTCCTACGTCTTTGACAAGAGCCTGGACGAAAGCATTATCCAGAAGGCCATCACTGGCTTCAG gaAATGTGCAATGATAGCTGCGCACTATGGCTTCAGTAATGTGTTTGACAATCtcatcatctccctctgcaAGTTCACCACTCTGAACAACGAG tccGTGGAAAACCTGCCCACAGTGTTCGGCAGCAACAGCAAAGCTCAGACGGCAGCCAAGACGGTGTTTGACCTCGCCCATCGGCACGGCAACATCCTGAGGGAGGGTTGGAAGAACATTATGGACTCCATGCTGCAGCTGTTCAGAGCCGAGCTCCTGCCCAAAGCCATGGTGGAG GTGGAGGATTTCCTGGAGCCAAACGGGAAGATTTCTCTTCAAAGAGTGGAAACGCCGTCAAATCG CGGTGAGTCtgctgtgttcatttttgttaaCTGGCTGACGCTGAGTGGACCCGAGCAGTCAGGACTCAGAGGCCCGTCCACAGAAAACCAGGAGGCCAAGCAGGCGGCCATCCTCTGCATAAAG CAATGTGACCCAGAGAAGCTGATCACAGAGAGTAAATTCCTCCAGCTGGAGTCACTGCAGGAGCTAATGAAG GCTCTGATATCAGTCACCCCAGATGAAGAGACCTATGATGAAGAGGACGCTGCCTTCTGCCTGGAGATGTTGCTGCGTATCGTCATGGAGAACAG ggaccgtgtgtcctgtgtgtggcAGACAGTGCGCGACCACCTCTGCCACCTCTGCGTCCACGCCAACGAGAGCTGCTTCCTAGTGGAGAGGGCCGTGGTGGGTCTTCTGCGACTTGCGATCCGCCTGCTACGACGAGAGGACATCAGCTCTCAG GTTCTCCTCTCCCTGCGTCTCCTGCTGATGATGAAGCCTCACGTGTTGTCCCGGGTCAGCAGGGAGGTGGCGTACGGCCTCCACGAGCTGCTTAAGACCAACGCGGCCAACATCCACAGCACAGACGACTGGTACACGCTCTTCTCCCTGCTGGAGTGCATCGGAGCAGGGGTGAAACCTCCGGCCTCCTTCCAGCTCACTTCCGCCACCGCTGACAACGACACAG GTGCCCAGTCAGATAGCGAGCTGTCCTCCCATCATCCCAGTGAACTGGGTTCAGATCGCGGCTACACATCGGACTCGGAGGTCTACGCCGAGCACAGCAAGACCAGGATCTCTCGCTCCGCGACTGATGTGGACGTAGCAAGCAGCGGATGGCTCGTG GTTGGGAAAGATGACCTGGACACGAGTAAGACGCCTCTGGTCGGCTCTAAAGCGCTGCTGAATCATCCCCTGGTCAACCAGTATAGCCTGACGCTGGGTCAGGACCTGGGCCAGCACGACACCAAGTCTCTCATCAAGTGTGTGGAAACGCTCTCCTTCATCGTTCGCGACGCCGCTCACGTCACCCCGGACAATTTCGAGCTGTGCGTCAGAGCCATACGGGTGTTTGTGGAGGCCAGCCTCAACGGAG GTTACCGCAATCATGACAAGAAGAAGAGCCACAAGTACGACTCCAAGTCCCGGCTGAGGAAgaaggcaggagggagggaaaaagaaggcGGAGGCGGCACGAggcgcggcggcggcagccGTGCGTCCAGCCAGCGTCCGTCGCGTTCCCACAGCGACGACGAGGATGACGAGGGCGTCCCAGCCAGTTACCACACGGTGTCATTACAGGTTAGTCAGGAC GTCTTAGACTTGATGCACACCCTGCACACCCGGGCCGCCAGCATCTACAGCTCCTGGGCCGAGGAgcagcgccacctgcaggcCGCGGGCAGGAAGATCGAGGCCGACTCCCAGACTCTGTGGACCAGCTGCTGGTGTCCGCTGCTGCAAG GCATTGCTTGGCTGTGCTGCGACGCCCGGCGACAGGTCCGCATGCAGGCCCTCACCTACCTCCAGAGGGCGCTGCTCGTTCACGACCTGCAGACGCTCGACGCCACCGAGTGGGAGTCCTGCTTCAACaag gtgcTTTTCCCCCTGTTGACTAAGCTGCTCGACAACATAAGCCCAGCAGATGTGGGCGGTATGGAGGAGACTAGAATGAGAGGCTGCACGCTCCTGTCAAAg GTTTTCCTCCAGCACCTGTCTCCCCTGCTGTCCCTGCCGACTTTCGCCGCCCTCTGGCTCACCATCCTGGATTTCATGGACAAGTACATGCACGCAGGCTCCAGCGACTTACTG CTGGAGGCGATCCCCGAGTCTCTGAAGAACATGCTGCTGGTGATGGACACAGCAGGGATCTTCCACAGTGCCGACTCCAGGACGGGATACTCGGACCTGTGGGAAATCACCTGGGAGCGCATCGTCTGCTTCCTGCCCAACCTGAGGGAGGAGCTCTTCAAGCAGACCGTCATACCGG aaCCAGCGGAGACAGTACAGCCGCCACCGCCGGCAGGTCTACCTCCATCCCCTCAGGTGTCTCTACCACCTGCGCAGCCGCCCTCCCCGGTCCCGGTGTCCCCTGCCGAGACGAAGACCCCCAGCAGGCCAGCGTCACCACAGGAGCCTCAGTCACCAAGTGCCACGG GATCAGGCCGACCGTCCGCGGCCCCGCCCTCCATCCCCTCCATGCCGGTTCCGTTGACCACCTCCCCGCCCCAGGCTCCCTCGCCCCTGAGCCAGTCCCCCCTCATCCTGCAGCCCCTCGCCTCCCCCCTGCAGGTGGGGGTCCCCCCCATGTCCCTGCCGATCATCCTGAACCCCGCCCTCATCGAGGCCACCTCCCCCGTGCCACTTCTGACCGGTCCCAGACCGACGAGCCCCTCGGACGAGGTCAAGTAA